GAATAAGGGTGATTTTCCCTTTTTGAATATTCTCTTCTACTTCCTAGCTTCTAACTTCATTTGCTGTACAAACTCTTCTAATGAAGCAGATGCCGAATCTTGCTCACCATACTTTCTGATGTTCACAGCTTTTGCTTCCAGTTCCTTATCGCCTAATACGAGCATATATGGAATCTTTTGCATTTGTGCTTCACGGATCTTGTAGCCAAGCTTTTCATCACGCTCATCAATTTCCACTCGAACTCCTACTGCTT
The nucleotide sequence above comes from Desertibacillus haloalkaliphilus. Encoded proteins:
- a CDS encoding His/Gly/Thr/Pro-type tRNA ligase C-terminal domain-containing protein, encoding GQQHRPVVVHRGVVSTMERFVAFLLEEYKGAFPTWLAPIQAQIIPVSNDVHLEYAKKVQEELQAVGVRVEIDERDEKLGYKIREAQMQKIPYMLVLGDKELEAKAVNIRKYGEQDSASASLEEFVQQMKLEARK